In Mycolicibacterium phocaicum, one DNA window encodes the following:
- a CDS encoding ABC transporter permease — MTINAERIKLQTTRSPIWLILTVAAVGLGFAAIQAAALGPHGVLKPERAAIGVSVFGVPVLMILSAMSITGEYRSGMIRTTFLATPNRAWALAAKAIVMAVLSAVVTAVMVAGSIAFAASLVTAEQAEELSFSNAEVWRAIGAMSLYAVLGAVLAVGLGGLLRHAAAVVAVVLLMPFVVEPVLGALPQVGARVGPWLPFGNAYTFTKTPWFQTFSLWWGPVGAALYFAAVAAAVFVLALVVVTRRDP, encoded by the coding sequence ATGACGATCAATGCCGAGCGGATCAAGCTGCAGACCACACGATCGCCGATCTGGCTCATCCTGACAGTTGCGGCGGTGGGTCTGGGGTTCGCCGCGATACAGGCGGCGGCATTGGGGCCCCACGGGGTGCTCAAGCCCGAGCGGGCGGCCATCGGCGTCAGTGTCTTCGGGGTGCCGGTGCTGATGATCCTGTCGGCGATGTCGATCACCGGGGAGTACCGCTCCGGCATGATCCGCACGACGTTCCTGGCCACCCCCAACAGAGCGTGGGCACTGGCGGCGAAAGCGATCGTGATGGCGGTACTGTCGGCCGTCGTCACCGCGGTCATGGTGGCGGGCTCGATCGCGTTCGCGGCGTCGTTGGTGACCGCGGAGCAGGCCGAGGAATTGTCGTTCTCGAACGCTGAGGTCTGGCGTGCGATCGGTGCGATGTCGCTGTATGCCGTGCTGGGAGCGGTGCTGGCGGTCGGTCTGGGCGGGTTGTTGCGGCACGCCGCGGCAGTGGTCGCGGTGGTGTTGTTGATGCCGTTCGTCGTGGAACCGGTGCTCGGCGCGCTGCCTCAGGTGGGCGCACGGGTGGGACCGTGGCTGCCCTTCGGGAATGCCTACACCTTCACCAAGACGCCCTGGTTCCAGACGTTCTCGTTGTGGTGGGGACCGGTCGGTGCGGCGTTGTACTTCGCCGCGGTGGCGGCGGCGGTGTTCGTGCTGGCGCTCGTGGTGGTCACCCGCCGCGACCCGTAG
- a CDS encoding NUDIX hydrolase has translation MQGDGDGWVLAADGSHFWGRHGAAGLLLRAPQPGGGAAVLLQYRAPWSHQGGTWALPGGARDSHETVEEAAVREAYEEAGLEAHQLTVRTTVVTAIAMGEVWTYTTVIADAPEQLETVPNRESVELRWVSEDDVTSLPLHPGFAASWEQLRSVTASIPLNS, from the coding sequence GTGCAGGGCGACGGTGACGGATGGGTGCTCGCGGCTGACGGCTCCCACTTCTGGGGTCGCCATGGTGCGGCCGGACTTCTGCTGCGGGCGCCGCAGCCGGGCGGCGGAGCGGCGGTGCTGCTGCAGTACCGCGCGCCGTGGAGCCATCAAGGCGGCACCTGGGCACTGCCCGGTGGGGCGCGCGACAGCCACGAGACCGTCGAGGAGGCCGCGGTCCGCGAGGCCTATGAAGAAGCAGGGTTGGAGGCGCATCAATTGACGGTCCGGACCACGGTGGTCACCGCGATCGCGATGGGTGAGGTGTGGACGTACACCACGGTGATCGCCGACGCGCCCGAACAACTCGAGACGGTGCCCAACCGCGAGAGCGTCGAGCTGCGGTGGGTCTCCGAGGACGACGTCACGTCGCTGCCATTGCATCCAGGATTCGCCGCCAGCTGGGAACAGCTGCGCAGCGTGACGGCGAGTATCCCTCTCAACTCGTAG
- a CDS encoding SGNH/GDSL hydrolase family protein, translated as MTARYVALGSSMAAGPGIAPGAPGAPKRSGRSAANYPHLVADRLGYDLVDVTFSGATTAHVLTERQFGEPPQVDALDGSESLVTITIGGNDAGYVPMLGAACLPRFLRSVPLAGGLLRGLLDAAVRDEALDVMGESLKTVGREVRRRAPRARVLFVDYLTLLPPAGVSASPIGAADADLGRHIAARLAELTAAAAADAGCELVPVAEVSRAHHAWSADPWTTAFHLPLPGRVAPLHPNAAGMRAVAQMVIERVSCA; from the coding sequence ATGACGGCGCGGTACGTCGCCCTCGGTAGTTCGATGGCAGCCGGGCCCGGCATCGCGCCGGGTGCTCCGGGCGCGCCGAAGCGGTCCGGCCGGTCGGCGGCCAACTACCCGCATCTCGTCGCCGACCGCCTCGGTTACGACCTTGTCGACGTGACCTTTTCGGGTGCCACCACCGCCCACGTGCTCACCGAACGGCAGTTCGGCGAGCCGCCGCAGGTGGACGCGCTCGACGGATCGGAGTCGTTGGTCACCATCACCATCGGCGGCAACGATGCCGGCTATGTGCCGATGCTCGGGGCGGCGTGCCTGCCCCGGTTCCTGCGGTCGGTGCCTCTCGCCGGCGGGTTGCTGCGCGGCCTGCTCGACGCGGCGGTGCGGGACGAGGCTCTCGACGTCATGGGTGAGTCGTTGAAAACCGTTGGGCGAGAAGTACGCCGACGTGCCCCGCGGGCCCGGGTGCTGTTCGTCGACTACCTGACGCTCCTGCCGCCGGCCGGTGTATCCGCGTCGCCGATCGGAGCGGCCGACGCCGACCTGGGCCGGCACATCGCTGCCCGGCTGGCCGAGCTGACGGCCGCGGCCGCTGCCGACGCCGGCTGCGAACTGGTGCCGGTGGCCGAGGTCAGCCGTGCGCACCATGCGTGGTCAGCCGATCCGTGGACCACGGCATTCCACCTGCCGCTGCCGGGCCGGGTGGCGCCGCTGCATCCCAACGCCGCGGGTATGCGCGCCGTCGCGCAGATGGTGATCGAACGCGTATCGTGCGCCTGA
- the glnX gene encoding protein kinase G-activating protein GlnX has translation MTVELAHPSTEPVVSRSPGTPAHTRWRFMWTTPGRILLIGLMLASLVLACAFATSTTIHARQQALTTVLDHTEPLAFAAGQLYTTLSVADAAAATAFIAGSEPVDLRQRYEQAITDAAVAVTAASSGLTDEPMVKVLGHINAELAVYTGLVETARTNNRAGNPVGSSYLSEASWLMQTQILPDAQRLYENTSARVNSETSGSSQVPAPVILVVAATLMFGFFSNRWLAQHTRRRVNIGFVAGGMAVLIMIIWIGATLIISTTDTRHARNAAASLQTVTSMAITAQQARADETLSLIRRGDESVRKQSYYHRIDALQQQLGDYMRRPDAIGKKDLDGADQLIRRWRAADDRINAYISTGNYQSATQVALGTSEDDSTPAFDKLDEALSKAIDESRKQLRSDILNGRQALSGATVGAAALSFAAAVAVALGLWPRLSEYR, from the coding sequence GTGACGGTGGAGTTGGCGCACCCTTCGACCGAGCCGGTGGTATCTCGGTCCCCCGGGACTCCCGCGCACACTCGATGGCGGTTCATGTGGACCACCCCCGGCCGCATCCTCCTGATCGGGTTGATGCTCGCCAGCCTGGTCCTCGCGTGCGCCTTCGCCACCTCGACCACGATCCACGCCCGCCAGCAGGCCCTGACCACGGTGCTCGACCACACCGAGCCGCTGGCGTTCGCGGCCGGCCAGCTCTACACCACGCTGTCGGTCGCCGACGCGGCCGCGGCGACCGCCTTCATCGCCGGCTCGGAACCGGTGGACCTCCGGCAGCGCTACGAGCAGGCCATCACCGACGCCGCCGTCGCCGTCACCGCCGCGTCCAGTGGCCTGACCGACGAACCCATGGTCAAGGTGCTCGGGCACATCAATGCCGAGCTGGCGGTCTACACCGGTCTGGTGGAGACTGCCCGGACCAACAACCGCGCCGGCAACCCGGTGGGTTCGTCGTATCTATCCGAGGCGTCGTGGCTGATGCAGACCCAAATCCTGCCCGACGCCCAGCGGCTCTACGAGAACACCTCGGCGCGGGTGAACTCCGAGACCAGCGGCTCGTCGCAGGTGCCCGCACCCGTGATCCTGGTGGTCGCGGCGACGCTGATGTTCGGCTTCTTCTCGAACCGCTGGCTGGCCCAGCACACCCGGCGGCGCGTCAACATCGGTTTCGTCGCCGGCGGCATGGCGGTACTGATCATGATCATCTGGATCGGCGCGACCCTCATCATCTCGACCACCGACACCCGCCATGCCCGCAATGCGGCAGCGTCGCTGCAAACCGTGACGAGCATGGCCATCACGGCACAGCAGGCGCGCGCGGACGAGACGCTGTCGCTGATCCGGCGCGGTGACGAGAGCGTGCGCAAGCAGTCGTACTACCACCGCATCGACGCCCTCCAGCAGCAGCTCGGGGATTACATGCGTCGCCCCGATGCGATCGGCAAGAAGGACCTGGACGGCGCCGATCAGCTGATCCGCCGGTGGCGTGCCGCCGACGACCGGATCAACGCCTACATCTCCACCGGCAACTACCAGTCCGCCACCCAGGTGGCGCTGGGCACCAGCGAAGACGATTCGACGCCGGCGTTCGACAAGCTCGACGAGGCGCTCTCCAAGGCCATCGACGAAAGCCGCAAGCAGCTGCGCAGCGACATCCTGAACGGACGCCAGGCCCTGTCCGGGGCGACGGTCGGCGCGGCGGCGCTGAGCTTCGCCGCGGCGGTCGCGGTGGCGCTCGGGCTGTGGCCGAGGTTGAGTGAATACCGATGA
- the thiS gene encoding sulfur carrier protein ThiS: MLITVNDESVEIREGTTVAELIGTLGFPDKGIAVAVDWTVLPRSEWDDVVAEGAKIEVVTAVQGG, encoded by the coding sequence GTGCTGATCACAGTCAACGATGAGAGCGTGGAGATTCGCGAAGGCACCACGGTGGCCGAATTGATTGGCACCCTGGGCTTTCCGGACAAGGGCATCGCCGTCGCGGTCGACTGGACGGTGCTGCCCCGGTCGGAATGGGACGACGTCGTGGCCGAGGGCGCCAAGATCGAGGTCGTGACGGCGGTGCAAGGTGGCTGA
- the thiO gene encoding glycine oxidase ThiO: MAVIGGGVIGLAVARRAALDGWSVRVHRTEARGASWVAGGMLAPHSEGWPGEQDQLQVGLDSLALWHDGFLDGLPDDVVTARDSLVVAVDRADAADVRTVAEWLAAQGHPVTVTTAARDIEPLLAQGIRHGFRAETELAVDNRVVVEGLIAHCDRLGVQWAGPVDSLDETRDADVTVLANGIDAPALWPGLPVRPVKGEILRLRWRKGCMPVPQRVIRARVHGRQVYLVPRADGVVVGATQYEHGRDTAPAVSGVRDLLDDACAVIPALGEYELAECAAGLRPMTPDGLPIVGWLDDRTLAATGHGRNGFLLAAWTAQRISDLLKGDAKEEVALC; the protein is encoded by the coding sequence ATGGCGGTAATCGGCGGCGGCGTCATCGGTCTGGCCGTGGCCCGACGCGCGGCGCTCGACGGGTGGTCGGTGCGCGTGCACCGGACCGAGGCGCGCGGCGCCTCGTGGGTCGCCGGCGGCATGCTCGCGCCGCACTCCGAGGGCTGGCCGGGTGAGCAGGACCAGTTGCAGGTGGGGCTGGACTCCCTGGCGTTGTGGCATGACGGCTTCCTCGACGGCCTGCCCGACGACGTGGTGACGGCCCGCGACTCGCTCGTGGTGGCGGTCGACCGGGCAGACGCGGCCGACGTCCGTACGGTCGCCGAGTGGCTGGCGGCGCAGGGGCATCCCGTCACGGTCACCACCGCGGCCCGTGACATCGAACCGTTGCTGGCGCAGGGGATTCGGCACGGCTTCCGGGCGGAGACCGAACTGGCCGTCGACAATCGCGTCGTCGTCGAGGGGCTGATCGCGCACTGCGACCGCCTGGGTGTGCAATGGGCCGGACCGGTCGATTCCCTCGACGAGACGCGTGACGCCGATGTCACCGTGCTGGCCAACGGGATCGACGCGCCGGCACTGTGGCCCGGGCTGCCCGTGCGTCCGGTGAAGGGCGAGATTCTGCGGCTACGGTGGCGCAAGGGCTGTATGCCGGTGCCGCAGCGGGTGATTCGCGCTCGGGTGCACGGTCGGCAGGTGTATCTGGTGCCGCGTGCCGACGGTGTGGTGGTCGGCGCCACCCAGTACGAGCACGGCCGGGACACCGCGCCGGCGGTATCCGGAGTGCGCGACCTTCTCGATGACGCCTGTGCGGTGATACCCGCCCTCGGCGAATACGAACTTGCCGAATGCGCTGCGGGACTGCGGCCGATGACCCCGGACGGCCTGCCGATCGTGGGCTGGCTCGATGACCGCACCCTGGCGGCCACCGGTCACGGGAGGAACGGCTTTCTGCTGGCCGCCTGGACCGCACAACGGATTTCGGACCTGTTGAAGGGCGATGCGAAAGAGGAGGTGGCACTGTGCTGA
- the thiG gene encoding thiazole synthase (functions in thiamine (vitamin B1) biosynthesis; in Bacillus subtilis this enzyme catalyzes the formation of thiazole from dehydroxyglycine and 1-deoxy-D-xylulose-5-phosphate and ThiS-thiocarboxylate), with the protein MAEVCTSADVLRIADREFGSRLIMGTGGAANLSILEEALVASGTELTTVAMRRIDAETGTGVLDLLNKLGIAALPNTAGCRGAAEAVLTAQLAREALQTNWVKLEVIADERTLLPDAIELVRAAEQLVDDGFVVLPYTNDDPVLARRLEDTGCAAVMPLGAPIGTGLGISNPHNIEMIVAAAGVPVVLDAGIGTASDAALAMELGCDAVLLATAVTRAADPPMMAAAMAAAVSAGRLASRAGRVPKRFWAQASSPAL; encoded by the coding sequence GTGGCTGAGGTCTGTACGTCGGCCGACGTCCTGCGCATCGCCGACCGGGAGTTCGGTTCGCGGCTCATCATGGGCACCGGCGGTGCGGCGAATCTGTCGATCCTGGAGGAGGCACTCGTCGCCTCGGGTACCGAGCTGACCACTGTCGCGATGCGGCGCATCGACGCCGAAACCGGTACCGGCGTGCTCGATCTGCTGAACAAGCTCGGCATCGCCGCGCTGCCCAACACCGCCGGCTGTCGCGGCGCGGCCGAAGCGGTGCTGACGGCGCAACTGGCGCGCGAGGCGCTGCAGACCAACTGGGTGAAACTCGAGGTGATCGCCGACGAGCGCACCCTGCTGCCGGACGCCATCGAGTTGGTCCGCGCCGCAGAGCAATTGGTGGACGACGGCTTCGTCGTCCTGCCCTACACCAACGACGACCCGGTATTGGCGCGCCGGCTGGAGGACACCGGCTGCGCCGCGGTGATGCCGTTGGGCGCACCGATCGGCACGGGGCTGGGCATCTCCAACCCGCACAACATCGAGATGATCGTCGCAGCCGCCGGGGTGCCGGTGGTGCTCGACGCCGGCATCGGCACGGCCAGCGATGCCGCATTGGCCATGGAACTCGGTTGTGACGCAGTGCTTCTCGCGACGGCGGTGACCCGGGCCGCGGATCCGCCGATGATGGCCGCTGCCATGGCCGCGGCGGTCTCCGCAGGACGGCTGGCGTCGCGGGCCGGCCGCGTGCCCAAGCGGTTCTGGGCTCAGGCCTCCAGCCCCGCGCTATGA
- a CDS encoding serine/threonine-protein kinase PknG, with protein MPESEATTGPVEAGPVDAGPDTDPGTQAVEVTWDSLATMRPMGTQAVFRPQFDDSTSIPVPVPPERDSAPTSLVTATTRVSPIRRLGGGLVEVPRVVDQDPLAALMTDPVVAEAKRFCWSCGKPVGRSENGEPGRSEGSCPHCGAAYSFLPQLSPGTMVADQYEVKGCIAHGGLGWIYLALDTNVNNRPVVLKGLVHSGDAEAQAIAMAERQFLAEVTHPAIVKIFNFVEHADKHGDPVGYIVMEYVGGTSLKQAKGAKLPVAQAIAYMLEILPALGYLHSIGLVYNDLKPENIMLTEEQLKLIDLGAVSRINSFGFLYGTPGYQAPEIVRTGPTIVTDIYTVGRTLAALTLNLKTDKGRYVDGLPEDDPVLLQYDSFARLLRRAIDPDPRRRFGSAEEMSGQLLGVLREVVAQDTGTPRPGLSSVFSPSRSTFGVNMLVAHTDVYIDGQAHTEKITAPEIVRALQVPLVDPADVGAAVLSASLLSQPVQTLDSLRAAREGSLDSEGVDLSTSVELPLMEVRALLDLGDVAKANRKLENLADRIGWHWRLVWFRAVGELLVGNYESATKDFTEVLNTLPGELAPKVALAATAELSGSEAERAFYQTVWNTDNGIISAGFGQARVQALAGDREAAVHTLDEVPATSRHFTTARLTSAVTLLSAPTTAEITERQIRDAARRVEALPETEPRVLQIRTLVLGTALDWLADHTASTNHILGFPFTEHGLRLGVEASLRGLARVAPTKAHRYALVDLANNVRPVSTF; from the coding sequence ATGCCCGAAAGCGAAGCGACGACCGGACCCGTTGAGGCGGGTCCGGTGGATGCGGGCCCCGACACCGACCCCGGCACCCAGGCCGTCGAGGTGACGTGGGATTCGCTGGCCACGATGCGGCCGATGGGTACGCAAGCCGTGTTCCGGCCGCAGTTCGACGACTCGACCAGCATCCCGGTACCTGTTCCGCCCGAACGGGATTCGGCGCCGACCAGCCTCGTCACCGCGACCACCCGGGTCTCGCCCATCCGGCGCCTGGGTGGCGGCCTGGTCGAGGTGCCACGGGTGGTGGACCAGGATCCGCTCGCCGCGTTGATGACCGATCCCGTGGTGGCCGAGGCCAAACGGTTCTGCTGGTCCTGCGGCAAGCCCGTCGGCCGCTCCGAGAACGGCGAACCCGGCCGGTCCGAAGGCTCCTGCCCGCACTGCGGCGCCGCGTATTCGTTTCTGCCACAACTGAGTCCGGGCACCATGGTGGCCGACCAGTACGAGGTCAAGGGCTGCATCGCCCACGGTGGCCTGGGCTGGATTTACCTGGCTCTGGACACCAACGTCAACAACCGCCCGGTGGTGCTCAAAGGCCTGGTGCATTCCGGCGACGCCGAGGCGCAGGCCATCGCCATGGCCGAGCGGCAGTTCCTGGCCGAGGTCACCCACCCGGCGATCGTGAAGATCTTCAACTTCGTCGAGCACGCCGACAAACACGGTGACCCGGTGGGCTACATCGTGATGGAGTACGTCGGCGGCACCTCGCTGAAACAGGCCAAGGGCGCCAAACTGCCGGTGGCCCAGGCCATCGCCTACATGCTGGAGATCCTGCCGGCACTGGGGTACCTGCATTCGATCGGACTGGTCTACAACGACCTCAAGCCCGAGAACATCATGCTCACCGAAGAGCAGCTCAAGCTCATCGACCTGGGCGCGGTATCGCGCATCAACTCGTTCGGTTTCCTGTACGGCACCCCGGGTTACCAGGCGCCGGAGATCGTCCGCACCGGACCGACGATCGTCACCGACATCTACACCGTCGGCCGCACCCTCGCGGCCCTGACGCTGAACCTCAAGACCGACAAGGGCCGCTACGTCGACGGGCTGCCCGAGGACGATCCGGTTCTGCTCCAATATGATTCGTTCGCCCGGTTGCTGCGCCGCGCGATCGACCCGGACCCGCGCCGGCGGTTCGGCAGTGCCGAGGAGATGTCCGGGCAGTTGCTCGGCGTGCTGCGCGAGGTCGTCGCCCAGGACACCGGGACGCCGCGGCCGGGTCTGTCGTCGGTGTTCAGCCCGTCGCGGTCGACGTTCGGGGTCAACATGCTGGTGGCCCATACCGACGTCTACATCGACGGACAGGCGCACACCGAAAAGATCACGGCGCCAGAGATTGTCCGGGCGCTGCAGGTGCCCCTGGTCGACCCGGCCGACGTCGGTGCGGCCGTGCTGTCTGCCAGCCTGCTGAGCCAGCCGGTGCAGACGCTGGATTCGCTGCGCGCCGCCCGCGAGGGTTCCCTCGATTCGGAGGGGGTGGACCTGTCCACCTCGGTCGAGCTGCCCCTGATGGAGGTACGTGCCCTGCTCGACCTCGGCGACGTGGCGAAAGCGAACCGGAAGCTGGAGAACCTGGCCGATCGGATCGGCTGGCACTGGCGCCTGGTGTGGTTCCGCGCCGTGGGCGAACTGTTGGTCGGCAACTACGAGTCCGCGACAAAGGATTTCACCGAGGTACTCAACACGTTGCCGGGCGAACTGGCACCGAAGGTGGCGTTGGCGGCGACCGCCGAACTGTCCGGCTCGGAGGCCGAGCGGGCGTTCTATCAGACGGTGTGGAACACCGACAACGGCATCATCTCGGCCGGTTTCGGCCAGGCCCGGGTGCAGGCGCTGGCCGGCGACCGGGAGGCCGCGGTTCACACCCTCGACGAAGTTCCGGCCACCTCAAGGCATTTCACCACCGCACGGCTCACCAGCGCCGTCACGCTGCTGTCGGCGCCGACCACCGCGGAGATCACCGAACGTCAAATCCGTGATGCCGCACGCCGAGTGGAGGCATTGCCGGAAACCGAACCGCGCGTGCTGCAGATCCGGACACTGGTCCTCGGCACGGCGCTGGATTGGCTGGCCGACCACACTGCCAGCACCAACCACATCCTCGGTTTCCCGTTCACCGAACACGGTCTCCGCCTGGGCGTCGAGGCCTCCCTGCGCGGGTTGGCCCGGGTGGCGCCGACCAAGGCACATCGGTACGCCTTGGTGGACCTGGCCAACAACGTGCGGCCGGTCAGCACGTTCTGA
- a CDS encoding glutamate ABC transporter substrate-binding protein, whose amino-acid sequence MRSRLVPAMVAVLVAAGCGEAPPPVAPQSITIAPPTPAGMEVQTAVPDLGPEDKSDCTASLRPFPTPEAAAAAVTNIKDRGRLIVGLDIGSNLFTFRDPITGQITGFDVDIAGEVARDIFGTPSQVEYRILSDNDRISALQHNLVDIVVKTMSITCDRRKLVNFSAEYFSAKQRILATRDSDIRKPADLSGKRVCVVKATTSKARLQRITPPPVLVEAVTWADCLVALQQRQADAVSTDDAILAGLVAQDPYLHIVGPNMAEEPYGIGINLNNTGLVRFVNGTLERIRRDGTWNTLYRKWLTVLGSTPNPPVPRYSD is encoded by the coding sequence ATGCGTTCTCGGTTGGTCCCGGCGATGGTCGCGGTGTTGGTGGCCGCCGGCTGCGGCGAGGCCCCGCCGCCCGTCGCGCCGCAGAGCATCACCATCGCGCCGCCGACACCCGCGGGCATGGAGGTGCAGACCGCCGTTCCGGATCTCGGCCCGGAGGACAAGTCCGACTGCACCGCGAGCCTGCGGCCGTTCCCCACGCCCGAGGCCGCGGCGGCGGCCGTCACCAACATCAAGGACCGCGGCCGGCTCATCGTCGGGCTCGACATCGGCAGCAACCTGTTCACGTTCCGCGACCCGATCACGGGGCAGATCACCGGATTCGACGTCGACATCGCCGGGGAGGTGGCCCGCGACATCTTCGGCACCCCGTCACAGGTCGAGTACCGGATCCTGTCGGACAACGACCGGATCTCGGCGCTGCAGCACAACCTCGTCGACATCGTGGTGAAGACCATGAGCATCACCTGCGACCGGCGCAAGCTCGTCAACTTCTCGGCCGAGTACTTCTCCGCCAAACAACGGATCCTCGCCACCCGCGACTCCGACATCCGCAAGCCCGCGGACCTGTCGGGCAAGCGGGTCTGCGTCGTGAAGGCCACCACCTCGAAGGCACGCCTGCAGCGCATCACCCCGCCGCCGGTCCTGGTGGAAGCGGTCACCTGGGCGGACTGCCTGGTGGCGTTGCAGCAGCGGCAGGCCGACGCCGTGTCGACCGATGACGCGATCCTGGCCGGCCTGGTGGCGCAGGACCCATATCTGCACATCGTCGGCCCCAACATGGCCGAGGAGCCGTACGGCATCGGAATAAACCTCAACAACACCGGTCTGGTGCGGTTCGTCAACGGTACGTTGGAGCGAATTCGCCGCGACGGAACGTGGAACACGCTGTACCGCAAGTGGTTGACGGTGCTCGGCTCGACGCCGAACCCGCCCGTACCGAGGTACAGCGACTGA
- a CDS encoding ATP-binding cassette domain-containing protein, translating to MIQLTGLTKVFGRKRAVDDLTCSVEPGFVTGFLGPNGAGKSTTMRMIVGLDRPTSGTATVLGKTYHELKHPLRSVGALLDARQVHPNRTARAHLRWLAASNKLPKARVDDVLNIVGLTDVAGKPAGTFSLGMSQRLGIAVALLGDPEVLLFDEPVNGLDPEGIRWIRTLMRDLASEGRTVLVSSHLLAEMANTADRLLVIGRGQLISSSTMAEFLTSSGSDTIRVRSPQLERLHELLTAQDASAQLADGVLLVRGISTEQVGELAAGHGIVLHELAAQQASLEEAYMRLTDDAVDYRAVGAP from the coding sequence ATGATCCAGCTGACGGGATTGACAAAGGTTTTCGGGCGCAAACGCGCCGTCGATGATTTGACCTGTTCCGTCGAGCCCGGTTTCGTCACCGGTTTCCTCGGACCGAATGGCGCCGGCAAGTCCACCACGATGCGCATGATCGTCGGGCTGGACAGGCCGACCTCCGGCACCGCGACGGTGCTCGGCAAGACCTATCACGAGCTGAAGCATCCGCTGCGCAGCGTCGGTGCGCTGCTCGATGCCCGGCAGGTGCACCCCAACCGCACGGCTCGAGCTCACCTCCGGTGGCTGGCCGCCAGCAACAAGCTGCCGAAGGCCCGCGTCGATGACGTACTGAACATCGTCGGATTGACCGATGTCGCGGGTAAACCGGCCGGCACCTTCTCGCTCGGCATGTCGCAGCGGCTGGGCATCGCCGTGGCGCTGCTCGGTGACCCGGAAGTACTCCTGTTCGACGAACCGGTGAACGGACTGGACCCCGAGGGCATCAGGTGGATTCGAACGCTCATGCGCGACTTGGCATCTGAGGGCCGGACGGTGTTGGTGTCCAGTCATCTGCTTGCCGAGATGGCGAACACAGCGGACCGGCTGCTGGTGATCGGGCGGGGACAGTTGATCAGCTCGAGCACCATGGCGGAGTTCCTGACCAGCTCCGGGAGCGACACCATTCGGGTCCGCAGCCCGCAGCTGGAGCGTCTTCATGAGTTGCTGACGGCGCAGGATGCGTCGGCGCAATTGGCGGACGGCGTGCTGCTGGTTCGCGGAATCTCGACGGAGCAGGTGGGGGAGTTGGCTGCCGGTCACGGAATCGTGCTGCACGAATTGGCCGCCCAGCAGGCCTCGTTGGAGGAGGCGTACATGCGACTGACCGACGATGCCGTCGACTACCGGGCGGTGGGTGCGCCATGA
- the thiE gene encoding thiamine phosphate synthase gives MSKAFERLQSASLYLCTDARRERGDLAEFADAALSGGVDIIQLRDKGSAGEAQFGPLEAKQELEALEVLADAARRHGALFAVNDRADIARGAHADVLHLGQDDLPLALARDIVGPDPLFGRSTHDEQQLAVSVTEDVDYFCVGPCWPTPTKPGRTAPGLDLVRAAAATGTDKPWFAIGGIDLARVPEVVAAGARRIVVVRAITAAEDPAAAARALKQALPTS, from the coding sequence GTGTCTAAAGCCTTCGAGCGTCTGCAGTCCGCGTCCCTGTACCTGTGCACCGACGCCCGCCGGGAGCGCGGTGACCTGGCCGAGTTCGCCGACGCGGCACTCTCCGGTGGCGTGGACATCATCCAGTTGCGGGACAAGGGCTCGGCTGGTGAAGCACAGTTCGGTCCGCTCGAGGCCAAGCAGGAGCTCGAAGCGCTGGAGGTGCTGGCCGACGCGGCGAGACGGCACGGCGCGCTGTTTGCGGTGAACGACCGGGCCGACATCGCCCGCGGCGCCCACGCCGACGTGCTGCACCTGGGCCAGGACGATCTGCCGCTGGCCCTCGCCCGCGACATCGTCGGGCCGGATCCGCTGTTCGGCCGCTCGACGCATGACGAGCAGCAGCTGGCCGTCTCGGTGACCGAGGACGTCGACTACTTCTGCGTCGGCCCGTGTTGGCCCACGCCGACCAAGCCGGGCCGCACCGCGCCGGGCTTGGATCTGGTCCGCGCGGCGGCCGCGACGGGTACCGACAAACCCTGGTTCGCCATCGGCGGCATCGACCTGGCACGCGTTCCCGAGGTGGTGGCCGCCGGTGCGCGGCGCATCGTCGTGGTTCGGGCGATCACCGCGGCCGAGGACCCCGCCGCGGCTGCTCGGGCGCTCAAGCAGGCGCTGCCTACGAGTTGA